A segment of the Symmachiella macrocystis genome:
CCGCCCAGCAGTCCGCCGTAAAAGACCAATCCGCCGTCCGGGAGATTGATCAGATTGGCCAGATTCTTGCCCGGTCCAAAATACCGCTCGCTGTATTGAATCACGTACCACAATCGCGCGCCGCCGATCCCGCACAAGAAGACCCAAAAGGTCAAATCCCAGACGGCACTTTCAGGGAATCCCTGCCGATTCGCGCGGTACGAGGCGATGGTCGTCGCAAACACGAAACCAAGAAACAACATGAACCCATAGCCAAAAATCGGGATCCCGACTAAGCGCTGTTGGTGTGGGGCGTAAAAAATGGCTAACGCAACCGCTGTCCACAACCCAACCCCGTACAGCGAAGGCACGAGCGACTCGGTTTCGCGATAACGGACATAGAGTAAGCTCGCGCCGATCACAGCCCAGACCGCGAGCAGTAACCCTAGACCGAAGACCGGCAGGTCGCCCAGCGACCCCAGCGGAATCTCACCATCAAATCGAATGACGAACAGTGTTTGCCGCATCCTGCGTGTATCCTTGTCCGAGAGTCTGAAAAATCTGGTTTTGCTTACGGAGTATTCGTTGGCTCAATGACCATATTATCAATCAACCGCGTCGTCCCCACCCGAGCCGCAATAAGCGCCACAAGACGCGCCGTTGGTTGTGCGTCCTCCTTCAACGTCTCCGCATCAACGATGGTTGCATAGTCCAACTCAATGCCGGGAGTTTGTTGCATCCGCTGTACCATCTCCTGACGGAGGGCTGTTAAATCGGTTTCCCCCGCTGCGACCCGATCGCAAGCGAATTGTAGGCACTGGCTGAGGGAGAGCGCCGTTTCCCGTTCCGATTCACTGAGATAGCGGTTACGGCTGCTCAGCGCCAATCCGTCCGGCTCACGAATGGTGGGGCAGGTGGTAATTTCCACCGGCAGTGCCAAATCGCGACACATCTGGCGAATGATCAATTGCTGTTGGTAGTCCTTGCGACCGAAATAGCCGACGTCGGGCGCAACGATGTTCAGCAGCTTTAAGACCACCGTCGTGACGCCGCGAAAATGTCCCGGCCGATGCGCCCCTTCCACAATGGTCGAAAGCTCGACTGCTTCGACAATCGTCTGGTCGCCGGCCGGGTAAATCGTCGGCACATCGGGATGAAATACGAGGTCGACACCTTCCTCACCACAGCCCCGCAGGTCCGCTTCAATCGGCCGCGGATAGCGTTCCAGATCCTCGCGCGGACTAAACTGGGTGGGATTGACGAAGATCGAAACAACCACAAAATCGCACTCCTCCCGCGCGGCACGCATCAAACTGAGATGGCCCTCGTGCAGTGCGCCCATCGTCGGCACCAGACCGATTTTCTTCCCCGCGCGCCGAGCAACAGCAACCGCCGCTCGCACGTCGGCGATCGATTTTGCGATGTTCATTGTTTGCAGATCCGTAGCAGCCAACCTTCTGTCTCCGCCTTCACCGATAATGCTTGCGATTTAAGTATTCCCAGTCACTCCATCGCTTGTCTCAATTTTTAGGGGGATGCCACCGGCCCCCTCATGATGCGCTGGGACCAAGTCCTGAGGATTTCCGCCGAAATTTTAACGGTTTGCGACGTTTAAGGCGAGACCTGACGGTGAAACCTCAGGGGTGAGCAGCAGACAGGCGTGGATTATGCATCGTCGCTGTCGGGCGACTCTCCGATTTCCGGCCGGTGGCGGACGATTTCTCCTTCTACCAGATAGATCACATCCTCGGCGATATTCGTCGCATGATCGGCAACACGTTCGACGTGGCGCGAGACCGAAAACAGATGCATCATTGGTTCGATCAGATCCGGAGTCCGCTTCATCGTTTCGGTCAGTTCCTGGATGATGTTGCGATTGTACTCGTCGACGGTCTCGTCCCGTGTGCAAACGCGGCGCGCTAAGTGGCTGTCGAGTTGGACCAGCGCATCGATACTATCGTGCAGCATCGACAACGCTTCGCCAGCCATTCGCTCCAGTGTTTCGGGAATCGTGACCACCGGACCCGAGGCGAGACTGGCGGCCCGCTCGGCGATATTCACGCCCAAATCGGCCACACGTTCCAACTCACCGGTGATTTTTAACACTGTGGTAATCCGCCGCAGATCGTCGGCAACCGGCTGATACAGCGCCAGAATTTTCAGGCAGTCCTCTTCCAAGCGGACGTCCAAATCGTCAATGGCATCGTCTTGCGTGACCAGATCATGGCAAACAGCCGAATCGGGTTCCTGCAGCGCCGCCAGCGACTTATGCACCAACTCTTCCGCCATACCACACATCAGCAGCATGTTGCGGTGCAGGGTTTCCAAATCCCGTGTGAGATGTCTGGACAATGAAACGTCCGTCCTTGCGAAGGAATGTATCGTCCTTGCGAATAGTAAACTTCGATTCCCGCAAACAGGGCAATCACCGCCCCATGGGGTTGGCGTCCGGGCCGAGTAGATCTTGTAGTTTGTTCAACGAGCGGCTGAGCAGCACGCGGACAGAACCGTCGGTCTTGCCAATTTTTTGCGCGATTTCTTTGGTCGGCAGACCTTCGACATACCGCAAACGCAGTGCCTCTTGGCTTTCCGCCGGGAGCGTGGCGAGGACTTCTTGCAATTTGAATTCGCGCTGATCGCGGGAGAACGCCTGACTGGGCGTTGTCATGGTCACGACCAGCATGTCGATCAGTCCCCCTTGTCCCGTCGTGGAACTCGTACCGCCCACCGGCGAATTACCCGAGACCTCTTTGTTCGCCGATCGTTTTTGTGCGCCGATGTATTTTCGATGCGCGTCGATAATTCGACGTTCGGCAATTTGGCACAACCAATTGAACGGATCGCGGTCTTTGAATTCCATGTCCGGCAAACCGCGTAGGGCATGAATCGTCACTTCCTGCAGCAGGTCGTTCGGTTCGACTTTGCTGGCCAATGCGGAACTGACATTGCGGTTGATGAATGCCAGCAACTGCATGCGACGCAATTCAATGAATTCCCCCAGCGCATCGGTATCCCCCTGTTTTACGCGTTCGACAAGTTGTGCGTCGGAGTCGGACATGCAATTCGCTCCTGGATCTGTTTACAAGCAGTTTCAAAACCCACTGACGCATCCCACTGACACTGATCTGACCGTTTCGGGAACAAGCGCAACCGGGTTTTGAAACGGGTTCTCATCATGACGTGGGCCGCCGCGCGTCCGCGGATTACCGAGTTGGATGTTATCCCGAACGACGGCAAATTGACAACAGGTTTTGAGCATTCCCGTCAAGTTGTTTCAAAACCCTCGGGTGCGTTCCGCTGATACGGGGCTGTCAGTTACCGGAACAAACGCAACCAGGTTTTGAACCGGGTTCTATTCACAACGGACCATCCGGCCGGTTGTGACCGAGCGCAAGACTGCCGCAGTGAAGTCAAAGACCGGCAGCGCGCAATCCGCCGGCGCCGGATTCGCCGCCCCCGCTACCAAACAATCTACGAATCCGCGATCTGGATCCGAACAGGTCTCGTTGATGGGGATTTCCTGCAGATCATTGTTCTCCGCACGCCACAACCGATCTTGCTTGACGATCAAATCAGCGTCCCGGCAATAAATCACAATATCTTCGTGATAATGTTCAGCATTGCCGGTCAGCGTCATGCTCAATGTCACATCGTTTGTGAGTTTCCCGGCGATGGCCGTGACGATTTCAATATGGCTGCCATGACGATGGCTGACGGCGTACACCTCCTCCGGTTTAAGGCCGGTGAGAAAAAACAACAGGTCCACTTTGTGGCTGCCCGCATCGCCCAGAAACCCTCCGGGATTGTGTTCATGGCTGTCGCGCCACGTGCCGCCGATGGTTTGTTGCCAACGTTCGGCCAAGTCGAATGTCACCGTATGGATCGGTCCCCAGCGGCCCGATTGCAACTCGCGGCGCAGCATTTGATAAATCGCCCAGTGACGGCGTTGATAGGCAACCGACAGCAACGGCCCCCCCGCCCCGGCTGCGTCGATCATCTCGACAATCCGCTCCCGCGATTCGGCCAACGGTTTTTCACACAGTACATGCCACCCCCGCGCACGACAGGCGGTCGTCTGCTCGAAATGCAACTGCGTCGGCGTACAGATGACGGCTGCGTCCAATGGGATTGACGACTCCAACAAGGCTGCGAAGTCGTCAAAGACTTGGCTGTCGGCTGCGTACTCCTCCGCCAGTTGCACAGCGTTGTCGCGGAGCGGGTCACAGAATGCGGCCAATGTCACGCGGGGATCGCGGGCCAACCGTTGTGCATGCAGGCGGCCAATTTGACCGCAGCCGATCAAGGCGACTTTGACCGGAGGTGTTAACGGCAGCTGTTGTCTGTCCATCGGCGATTCCAATGAGGATGACTCGGGGTACGGCAGGATGCGTCCGGCGTTGTCATTTGTATCGGACCGGCCTAAGATCGCAACCGTTGGGGGATCGCCCCGTGTTGAAATTTATTCCGCAGAAAAATCCTACGAGAGTCGTCTGTTATGTCACAACCGGAATTGCATCCGCTAGAAATCAGTTGCACCGTCGTGAAGGCCAAACTCGATGGCGGTGATGAGTTTTTCTTTCTCGACTGCCGCGAAGCAGACGAACATCAACTCGTGAATATCACCGAAGCAGCGTTGGTGCCGATGAGTGAAATTCAAGATCGCGTTACTGAGTTGCAACCGCATCAGGATGGCGAGATCATCATCCACTGTCATCACGGCGGCCGCAGTTTGCAGGTGGCCACATGGCTACACGGACAAGGCTTTGCCAACGTTAAAAGCATGGCCGGCGGCATTGACCAATGGGCGATGGAGATTGACACCGCGCTGACCCGCTATTAACGCAATCGGTCGACACGCGAAGCGGTACCCCTGCGTTGATCGACCATTCTTAGAAATTGCAAAGGGCAGGACAAATGGCCGTTGCGATCGTTGTCCCCCAACTCGGTCTCGAAGGTCAACCGCTGCAGGTGAGCCTCTGGTTTGTCGATGTTGGCCAGGAGGTGCTCGCCGGGGACCGCTTGGTGGAAGTCATGCTGCCCGGCATGACGTTTGACATCTCAGCCAGTTGCAATGGGACCTTGGCTGCTATTGATGTTCGCGAAGGGGCGTCGATTGCCGAAGGAGAGACGTTGGGGAAAATCCACCCCGCCTAAGCACTTCCCGTGGTCCAGGCCGTTTTCGTCAAATCCCCTCTGCATCGCCGGCCAATGTCTCAAGATGCACGCGCACACAATCGGGGAGGATCTCCAGGTTGTAGCCCCCTTCGAGGAAACTGATCAGCCGTCGATCGGCGTATTCGTTGGCGATGTCGGCGACCAGTTGTGTCAGCATGATGTAGTCGTGAGTCTCTAATCCCAGCGAGCCAACAGGATCGAGCCGATGCGCGTCGAACCCGGCGCTGAGCAACACCAGTTCCGGCCGGCACTGGGCGGCAATATCTTTGATCATGATTTGAAAGCGGGAAAAATAATCATCCCGCGACGTACCGAATTCGATCGGCAGATTCATCGTTGTTCCCAGGCCGGGACCCTCACCCGTCTCGTCTTCGGTCCCCGTGCCTGGATAGAACGGGTGCCGGTGGATGGAGAGAAAGTACACATTTTCCGAACGATAAAACGTCGCTTGTGTGCCGTTGCCATGATGCACATCCCAATCCACAATCAACACACGCGATAGCTTATGGTGTTCCACTGCATGCTTGGCGGCGACAGCAATGTTGTTGAATAGACAAAAACCCATAGCTTGATGCCGTAAGGCGTGATGTCCCGGAGGACGGACCAAACAGGCTGCGCGGATCTCATCGCCGGTCAGCACCGCATCGACGGCGGCAATTCCCGCGCCGCATGCCAAGCGCGTGGCGTCGTAGGACTGGGGACTGACCACGGTGTCCGCCTCGATACGGCCGCCCCCTTTTTCAGCGAATTTTGAAACCAATTGGACGTAGTTTGAATTATGAACGCGGGCAATTTGCTCACCAGTCGCCGCTTTGAACTGGGGCCGCGTATAACGTTTGTTGAGTTCTGATCCGTCAATGTTCTCCAGAATGCGCGACAATCGCTCTGGGCACTCCGGATGGTGGCCGGTTTCGTGTTCGAGAAACAGCGGATCAGTGTAGAGTAAAGGCATGGCGAGGGAGTTCGATTCTAGAATCGGTTCGGCTCAGAGCCGACGCCTACTGTTGTATGACGTATGCTCAATTATTGCTAAGACGTTTAAGAGTATCCGGAATTTTGCTTGGCAGGACAATCGATCCAGCCACGATAACTGGAAAAAACGATTGGTCTCCAGCACTGGAAATGAGTCATTTTAGAGGCCGGGATGGAAGTGGGGGTTTGCCAAGGGATATGGTCAACACACAGCCTGCTGCGTCCTGAGAATCAGAACTTCAGCAAACTTGTCCCAAAGTTTTAGTGGCTCTCTTAGGGAATCAACTTGACACTTCCGACTCTGCGGTGATAACGTAGATTTTCATTACTGTTGTTATTCTTTATCGTTTTCAGTCATTTCATTGCGGGTCGCCGTCAAGGCGAGGGCCACGTCATTCCTTATTTCGCATTTTTTGCGCCATCCGACTTAAGAGGGCTATGTCCTCGGAACCGAGTTATTTTTCGGTCACTTTTCATTGGGTAAGGTGGAATTGGTCGATTGATCGCGGCCTAATGGTCTTCATGAAATCCTTGCGAATCGATCATTCCTGCGAAAAAAGACTCTGAGACTGCAAATTTGCTACTCTTGGCCATTGATCTCCGGCATAATATCAGAATGTCAGCTTTGACCGGTTATCGGCCGAACTGCAGCATCCTTCGTAACAGTCGGATGTTGTGCGTGTTTGCGGTAATATGTCAGCGATACCGACGTGTTGCATGAATTGTGCCTGAGAAAGAATTCGAAGACTCAGCCACTACTTAGGTTCTCTAAACGTGCCCCGACTGAATCGACACATGAATCGAGTACTCAACGAAGAGACCGGAATTAGCAACCGCATGGTCAACAGGGACGATCAACCGACCATGTGTTTACAACTCCGTCGCCGATCCCGCCTTCTGGCCCCGATTTTATCGGTTGCTGCCATGGCGGTGGTGATGCCCATCGCAGCAGCGTTCGGACCGACGCAGCTGATGGCAGCAGACGGAACGCCAGCGGATTCGGCTCCGGCTGAAAGCCCCGCGACTGCAGAGCAGGAAAAACCTGACTCGCAGTTACCCTATGGGTATAAGCCACCCGCGGTCCTCCCGCCGGGCGCCTCGAGCGATGAAGAATGGATCGTGCAGTTTGGAGACGGAGGCAAACGCGCGACGGACAATGCACGACGAGACTTCCTCTCCGTGTTCAACCGGGGAAATTTCGAATCCGCCGAGGACCGCGAAAACTTCGATAAATACGTGCAGTGGCGGTTATCGCAATTCACGCTGCGAAAGTATTTGACCGCCAATGCCCAACAACAACAAATTGGAGCCATGCGCTCAAAATGGCTTCGTGACGTCGATCGCGCCCGCAAAGCTAGCCCAACCATCTTCCAGGCGTATGTCGACACTCTTGTGCGGGAAACCCCCAAATTATTTAAGTACCATATGGTTGCTCGGCTGAATGCGGCTGTGCTACTGGCCGAATTGAACGAAACCCCGGAAGAAAATAACAAACCTGCAGTACCGTTATTGGCAGTGACAGAACCGCTGTTAGATTTTCTGGGACAGGAAAACCAACTCGGTGTCGTGCGTGTTCCCGCAGTGCGGGGCTTAGCACGAGTGATTC
Coding sequences within it:
- the panC gene encoding pantoate--beta-alanine ligase, with translation MNIAKSIADVRAAVAVARRAGKKIGLVPTMGALHEGHLSLMRAAREECDFVVVSIFVNPTQFSPREDLERYPRPIEADLRGCGEEGVDLVFHPDVPTIYPAGDQTIVEAVELSTIVEGAHRPGHFRGVTTVVLKLLNIVAPDVGYFGRKDYQQQLIIRQMCRDLALPVEITTCPTIREPDGLALSSRNRYLSESERETALSLSQCLQFACDRVAAGETDLTALRQEMVQRMQQTPGIELDYATIVDAETLKEDAQPTARLVALIAARVGTTRLIDNMVIEPTNTP
- the phoU gene encoding phosphate signaling complex protein PhoU, which encodes MSRHLTRDLETLHRNMLLMCGMAEELVHKSLAALQEPDSAVCHDLVTQDDAIDDLDVRLEEDCLKILALYQPVADDLRRITTVLKITGELERVADLGVNIAERAASLASGPVVTIPETLERMAGEALSMLHDSIDALVQLDSHLARRVCTRDETVDEYNRNIIQELTETMKRTPDLIEPMMHLFSVSRHVERVADHATNIAEDVIYLVEGEIVRHRPEIGESPDSDDA
- a CDS encoding RNA polymerase sigma factor, which encodes MSDSDAQLVERVKQGDTDALGEFIELRRMQLLAFINRNVSSALASKVEPNDLLQEVTIHALRGLPDMEFKDRDPFNWLCQIAERRIIDAHRKYIGAQKRSANKEVSGNSPVGGTSSTTGQGGLIDMLVVTMTTPSQAFSRDQREFKLQEVLATLPAESQEALRLRYVEGLPTKEIAQKIGKTDGSVRVLLSRSLNKLQDLLGPDANPMGR
- a CDS encoding Gfo/Idh/MocA family protein, whose amino-acid sequence is MDRQQLPLTPPVKVALIGCGQIGRLHAQRLARDPRVTLAAFCDPLRDNAVQLAEEYAADSQVFDDFAALLESSIPLDAAVICTPTQLHFEQTTACRARGWHVLCEKPLAESRERIVEMIDAAGAGGPLLSVAYQRRHWAIYQMLRRELQSGRWGPIHTVTFDLAERWQQTIGGTWRDSHEHNPGGFLGDAGSHKVDLLFFLTGLKPEEVYAVSHRHGSHIEIVTAIAGKLTNDVTLSMTLTGNAEHYHEDIVIYCRDADLIVKQDRLWRAENNDLQEIPINETCSDPDRGFVDCLVAGAANPAPADCALPVFDFTAAVLRSVTTGRMVRCE
- a CDS encoding rhodanese-like domain-containing protein, whose amino-acid sequence is MSQPELHPLEISCTVVKAKLDGGDEFFFLDCREADEHQLVNITEAALVPMSEIQDRVTELQPHQDGEIIIHCHHGGRSLQVATWLHGQGFANVKSMAGGIDQWAMEIDTALTRY
- a CDS encoding biotin/lipoyl-containing protein; this encodes MAVAIVVPQLGLEGQPLQVSLWFVDVGQEVLAGDRLVEVMLPGMTFDISASCNGTLAAIDVREGASIAEGETLGKIHPA
- a CDS encoding histone deacetylase family protein, translated to MPLLYTDPLFLEHETGHHPECPERLSRILENIDGSELNKRYTRPQFKAATGEQIARVHNSNYVQLVSKFAEKGGGRIEADTVVSPQSYDATRLACGAGIAAVDAVLTGDEIRAACLVRPPGHHALRHQAMGFCLFNNIAVAAKHAVEHHKLSRVLIVDWDVHHGNGTQATFYRSENVYFLSIHRHPFYPGTGTEDETGEGPGLGTTMNLPIEFGTSRDDYFSRFQIMIKDIAAQCRPELVLLSAGFDAHRLDPVGSLGLETHDYIMLTQLVADIANEYADRRLISFLEGGYNLEILPDCVRVHLETLAGDAEGI
- a CDS encoding HEAT repeat domain-containing protein; the encoded protein is MNRVLNEETGISNRMVNRDDQPTMCLQLRRRSRLLAPILSVAAMAVVMPIAAAFGPTQLMAADGTPADSAPAESPATAEQEKPDSQLPYGYKPPAVLPPGASSDEEWIVQFGDGGKRATDNARRDFLSVFNRGNFESAEDRENFDKYVQWRLSQFTLRKYLTANAQQQQIGAMRSKWLRDVDRARKASPTIFQAYVDTLVRETPKLFKYHMVARLNAAVLLAELNETPEENNKPAVPLLAVTEPLLDFLGQENQLGVVRVPAVRGLARVIRDGQPPEKLRDDIITAFVNELQNGDPKNDELATTIAEELGRLGIINGSDRTPVVVNALTKALADKKRGYRSRSEAAAALGRLSLDNTINVRLIAFEIAALAQEMADAFQKEAANAVKNEQKPDYVAWKKSFYNLYLAFKGDTRANIERGHGLSNKDGLNGAIKQTVNSAYGQVLPLILSILVEKPIDSKDQDAILQWIQANTPQSRKVHDSFQEIISDDQSRAPGTISSATASNTDANN